Within Dehalococcoidia bacterium, the genomic segment CGGGCCGGTGCCGGCGCGTGACCCAGACGATCGGCACGCCCGCGGCGCGGAAACCTGACACCGCCTCGATCACGCGCGGCGTGCAGGCCGGCGCGCCGGCGACGAAGAGGTCGGCGGTAGGAAGGCAGAAGTCATTTTGCATGTCGATCACGATCAGCGCGCGGTTCATCGCTCCTCCGTCGGGCGCCCGGCCCCCGGTTCATGCCTCTTGCCCTAATTCTAGGGGAGTCTCCTGCTTCGTGTGGGAGCAAGCTCCCCTCTCCCAGGATTGGGACAATGAGATCGACCCGAGGGTGAGGGCACACGGCCATCACCCGAATTAGGTATGAGCGGCTTAACTTCCCGGTCCATGCTACAATCCGGCGCGGCGCGGGCTGGCCGCGCGGGAGCCCCGCATGCGATATCGGCGGTGGGGAGTTCTCCTTTCCGGTTTGCTGTGTGGCGCGGCGGTGGTGGCGCTCGGCAGCGGGGCAGCGCAGGCCGACAGCCCTTCCGCCTTTGACCCGCACTCGCCCACGGCGCGCTCGATCACCACGCTGCTGTGGATCATGCTGGTGCTCGCGGCGATCGTCTTCGTGCTGATCGAGGGCGGGCTGCTCTATGCGACGTTCCATTTCCGCGCCCGCCGCGACGCCGCCGAGCCGCGCCAAATCGAAGGCAACCGCCGCATCGAGATCATCTGGTTCACGATTCCCGGAATCCTCGTGGTCGTGCTCTTCATCCTGGCCCTGCGCTCGATGAACACGATCGCCGCCACGCCGGCCGACGCCCTGCACATCGACGTGATCGGCCACGACTGGTGGTGGGAGTACCGCTATCCAGACGCGAAGGTAGAAACCGCGAACGAGCTGGTGGTGCCGGCGGGCCGGCCGGTGCAGCTCGACCTCTATTCGCAGGACGTGATCCATAGCTGGTGGGTGCCCGAGCTTGCCGGCAAGACCGACGTGATTCCCGGCAAGCACAACACGCTCTGGTTCAAGGCGGAGAAGGAGGGCACCTATCTTGGCCAGTGCGCCGAGTTCTGCGGCCTGCAGCACGCGGGCATGCGCCTGCGCGTGATCGCGCTGCCCGACGATCGGTTCAACCAGTGGCTTGCGGCGGAGGCGGCGCCGGCAACGGCTCCGGCCGCCGGCGACGCCCAGGCCGGCGCCGCGGTCTTCGCAGGCCGTACCTGCATCTCCTGTCACGCGGTGCGCGGCAGCAACGCCGCCGCGCAGGTGGGGCCGGACCTGACGCACTTCGGCGCGCGGCAGACGCTGGCCGCCGGCGTGCTCGACAACACGCCGGCCGATCTCGCCCGTTGGCTGGCGAACCCCCAGGCGGTGAAGCCCGGCAACCAGATGCCGAACCTGAAGCTCTCGGCGCAGGAGATCCAGCAGCTCGTGACCTATCTCGAAGGGTTGAAGTAGCCGATGGCGAGCGTCGCCGGAACCCAGCCCGGCGCCGTGCCGCGCCCCGCCAGCGAGCTGGCGCTGTGGCGCTGGGTGGCGACGGTCGATCACAAGCAGATCGGCATTCTCTACCTGGTCACGACCTTCGCCTTCTTCGCCATCGGCGGCGTCGAGGCGTTGCTGATGCGCATTCAGCTCGCCACCAGCGACAACCACTTCCTTTCGCCCAGCCAGTACAACGCGCTGATGACGATGCACGGCACGACGATGATCTTCCTCTTCGTGATGCCGGCGCTGATCGGTTTCGCCAACTACTTCGTGCCGCTGCTGATCGGGGCGCGAGATATGGCCTTTCCCCGGCTGAACGCGCTCAGCTTCTGGCTGCTCTTGTTCGGCGGGCTGCTGCTCAACTTCAGCCCCTTCGCCGGGGGATCGCCCGATGCGGGCTGGTTCGCCTACGCGCCGCTGACGGAGCGCGCCTACTCGCCCGGCTTCGCCGTCGATTACTGGTCGCTTGGCATCCTCGTCACCGGCGCGGGCACGATCGCCAGCGCCGTGAACCTGCTGGTGACGATCACGAACATGCGGGCGCCCGGCGTGAGCTGGGGACGGCTCTCGATGTTCGTCTGGATGATCCTGGTCACCGCCGTGCTGATCCTCGCCGCGTTCCCCAGCCTCACCGCCGCGGCGTTCATGCTCGAAGCGGACCGTCGCTTCGGCGCCCACTTCTTCGACACGAACGTCAACGGCGACGCGCTGCTCTGGCAGCACATGTTCTGGTTCTTCGGCCACCCCGAGGTCTATATCATGGCGCTGCCGGCCTTCGGCATCGTCTCCGAGGTGATCCCCGTCTTCTCGCGCAAGCCGCTGTTCGGCTACACGGTGATGGCGGCCTCCGGCGTGGCGATTGGCTTCCTTTCGATGACCGTCTGGGCGCACCACATGTTCGCCGTGGGCATGGGCACGGCGGCGAACGCCTTCTTCGGCGCCTCCAGCATGCTGATCGCGATTCCCACCGGCATCAAGATCTTCAACTGGCTGGCGACGATGTGGGGCGGCGCCCTGCGTTTGACGACGGCGATGCTGTTCTCGATCGGCTTCATCGCCATGTTCTTCATCGGCGGGCTCAGCGGCGTCAGCCTGGCGCTGGTGCCGGTGGACTGGCAGGTGACGGACAGCTATTACGTCGTGGCCCACTTCCATTACGTGCTCTTCGGCGGCACCATGCTCGGTGTCTTCTCCGGCATTTACTACTGGTTCCCCAAGGTCACCGGCCGGCTGCTGGACGAGCGCGTCGGCCAGTTCCATTTCTGGCTGACGCTGATCGGCTTCAACCTCACCTTCTTCCCCATGCACCTGCTCGGCCTGCTGGGCATGCCGCGCCGCATCTACACCTATCCGGCCGATCGCGGCTGGGACGGCTACAACCTGATCGCGACGATCGGCGCTTTCGTGCTGGCCGTGGCCGTGATCGTCTTCCTCTGGAACGTGTTGCAGAGCTGGCTGCGCGGCGCACCGGCCGGCGACAATCCCTGGGAGGCGTGGTCACTGGAGTGGGCGACCAGCTCGCCGCCGCCGCCGCACAACTTCGACCGCATTCCCATCGTGCACGGCCGCCGCCCGCTGCGCGACGGACCGGTCTTTGACGGGCTTGAGGCCGGAGGGACGCCGTGAGCGCCGCCCGCGCCGCGCCCGCCGCCCGCCCGTCGGGGCCCTCGAACGCCGCGCTCGGCACGCTGATCTTCATCTCGTCGGAGGCGACCTTCTTCCTTTTCCTGCTGATCGCCTACATCAGCTACCGCGACGCCAATGCCGGCCCCTCGGCGAAGTCGGCGCTCGACGTCGGCCGCACGGCGATCTTCTCGGCCTGCCTCTGGGCGAGCAGCGGCACGATCTGGCTCGCCGGCCGGCAGCTACGGCGGGGTGACGGGCGCGGCTTCCGCCTCCTGCTCGGCCTGACGATCCTGCTGGGGCTGATCTTCCTGCTGGGCCAGGCGTGGGAGTACCACACCCTGCTGGATGAGCACGTGACGCTGGCGCGGAACCTGTTCGGCTCGACGTTCTTTACGCTCACCGGCTTTCACGGCCTGCATGTGGCGATCGGCCTGCTGCTGCTCTGCACGCTGTTCGGCCTGAATGCGGCCGGCGTCATCGCCTCGCCGCACAACGGTGCGCTGCGCAGCATCGAGTACTACTGGCACTTTGTGGACGCCGTCTGGGTGTTCATCTTCGTCTTTGTTTACCTGTGGGCGCTGAGATGAGCCGCAGAGAGCAACGCCGCCCGCGACAGCAACCACCGCCGGCGCATGCCGAAGCGCCGGACAGGCGTCCGCCCGCGGCGGCTCAGCCCGCGCAGCCGTTCCATCTGCCACGGCCCACGGTCTGGCCGGCCGTGCTGGCCTCGGGCGTGACGCTGCTGGCCTGGGGCGTGATCACCAACGTCGCGGTGTCGATCGCGGGGCTGGCGCTGTTCGTGGTCGCGCTCTGGGGCTGGGGGCGGGAGATCGTGCACGAGTACCGCGAGCGCGGCGGCGGGCACGGCGATCGAGGTGGGCCGTGATCGGCCGGCGCGGGCGAGAACTGGCCGTGCTCGGCGCGCTGCTGATCTTCGGCGCCGCGCTGCTGGCCGCCTGCGGCTCGGAAGGATCGAGCTTGCTGCCGAGCCAGATCACGGATGGCGGCACGCTGTACGCGCAGAACTGCGCCGCCTGCCACGGGGAGCGCGGCCGCGGCGGTATCGCCGTCTCGCTGGACGATGCGTTGTATCAGCGGCTGACCTCGGACGAGACGCTGCGCCAGGTGATCGAGCGGGGCCGGCCAGGCAACCAGATGCCGGCCTACGGCAGCAACTTCGGCGGCACGCTGAGCGATCAACAGCTCGACGCGCTGGTGAGGGCGATCCGCGGCTTCGGCCCGCCGCAGGCCACGCCGCCCGCCGGCGCGCCGCGCCTTTCCGGGCAGAACCTGCCGGCGGGCGACGCGGCTCGCGGGCAGCAGGTCTACGCGGCGAGCTGCGCCCGCTGCCACGGCCAGCAGGGCGAAGGCGGCAGCGGCGGCGCGCTCAAGGCGCCGAACGCCCTGGCGCTGAGCAGCGACGCGCTCCTGCGGCGGGTGATCGTGACCGGCATCGCGCGGCGGGGCATGCCGGATTACGCAAACCTGGGCGGCGCCGCGCTAACCGATCAGCAGGTGAACGACCTGGTGGCCTTACTCGCCTCCTGGCGGGCCGGCGCACTGGCGACGCCGGCGCCGGGGGGCGCGCACTGAATGCGGGCGCTGGCGGAGCGCCCGCATCATGGCCGGCGGGATGACGGAGGGGCGAGCGATGACAGAGCAGGCCGGAGAGCCGAGGCCGCCGGGAGCCGCACGTGAAGCCGTCCTCTCCCGCCGCCGCCTGCTGACGCGGGTGGCCGTGGGCGGCGGCGGGCTGGTGGCGCTGGCGCTGGCCGTGCCCGTCGTCGGCTATCTGCTCGGGCCGTTGTTCGACTCCACGCCCGCGACCTGGGCCGATCTCGGCCCCGTCGACAGCTTCCGCCAGGGCGAAACGCGCGAGGCCGAGCTGTCCGATCCGTCGTCGCTGCCCTGGGCGGGCGAGACGGCCCGCACGGCCGTTTGGGTGCGCCGCGGCTCCGGCAACGACTTCACGGCCTTCCAGGTGAACTGCACCCACCTGGGCTGCCCGGTGAACTGGCTGCCCGAGGCGCAGCTCTTCCTCTGCCCCTGCCACGGCGGCGTCTACAACGGCGACGGCACGGTGGCCGGCGGGCCGCCGCCGCGCAGCCTCTTCACCTACGAGACACGGATTCGCGACGGGCGCCTACAGGCGCTGGTAAGCGGGCTGCAGACTGTATGACGGCCGGGCAGAGCCGAGGCCGTGACGGGACGCATACGTGAAGCTGCTGATCGGAGCGTGGCGCTGGCTGGACGAGCGGCTGGGCTTCTCCAGCACGATCATGCCGGTCGTGCGCCATCCCGTGCCGCGCAGCGTCAACTGGTGGTACGTCACCGGCAGCGCCACGTTGATGGCCTTCATCTTGCAGGTCGTCACCGGCGTGGCGCTGGCGACGAACTACGTGCCAGCGCCCAGCAACGCCTACGACAGCCTGCATTTCATCACCAGCCAGGCCGAGTTCGGCAACATCCTGCGCGGCATGCACTTCTTCGGCGCCAGCGCGATGGTCGTGCTGGTGCTGATCCACATGACGCAGGTCTTCATGACCGGCTCCTACAAATTCCCGCGCGAGTTGAACTGGCTGAGCGGCGTGCTGCTGCTGGCGCTGACCCTGGCGATGGCCTTCACCGGCCAACTGTTGCGCTGGGATCAGAACGCTTTCTGGTCGACCGTGGTCGGCGCGGAGCAGGCGGCGCGCACGCCGATCATCGGCGGCATCCTGACGAAGCTGCTGATCGCGGGCAAGACCGTGGGCGGCGCGACGCTGACACGGTTCTTCGCGATCCACGTCTTTCTGATTCCGGCGCTGATCTTCGGCATGATTGGCCTGCATCTGTATCTCGCGATCCGTCACGGCGTCTCCGAGTGGCCGCGGGCGGGGCGGCCCGTGCACAAGGCGACGTATTTGCAGGAATACGAGGAGGAACTGAAGCAGGGTGAGCCGTTCTTCCCGGACGCGGCCTGGAAGGACGCGGTCGTGATGCTGCTGGTCGTCGTCGCGATCATCGCGCTGGCGGCGATCTTCGGCCCGCCGCACCTGGGCAAGCCGGCCGATCCGACGATCGTGCAGGCGTATCCGCGGCCGGACTGGTACTTCGTCTGGTATTTCGCCGTGCTCGCGCTGAGCCCACCGTCGATCGAGAATCTGGTGATCCTTGGCTTTCCGCTGCTCGTCTTTCTCGGGCTGGCGCTGATTCCGCTGCTCTGGCCCACGGGCGAACGCAGCCTGCGCAGCCGGCCATGGGCGCCGGCCGTCGTCACCATTCCGGTGATTCTGGTCGTTGTGCTGAGCGTCGAGGGCTTCCGGGCACCATGGTCGCCGAACTTCGCGGCGCTGGGCGCAAGCCCCTTGCCGGCCGCGGTGCAGACGCAACTCGACCCGGCGCGGCAGAAAGGGGCGCAGGTCTTCCAGTTTCGCGGCTGCCGCGCCTGCCATGCGATCGCTGGTTCAGGCGGGCACAAAGGCCCGGACCTGGGCGCGGTTGGGGATCGATTGACACCGGCGCAGCTCACCACGCGCATCGCCGCGGGCGGAGGCGGCATGCCGGCCTACGCCGGCGTGCTCTCGCCCGCGGAGATGCAGGTTCTGGTTGATTTCCTGCAAGGACTGCGCTCGCCCAACCGGGAGCCGGCTGGCACACCGCTTGCGCCGTAGTGCCCGCGCTCACGAGGCGTTCTCTGCTGCCGCTCAGGGAAACAAGGTTACAGGCGCTCCTGGTTGGGGTTTCCGCTTCGAGAATCTGCTAGGCGCGCTTGCGGGCAGGCCGCTTCGCCGCTGGCGCGGGCTTCTCTTCCATCCAGGCGCGCACTTCGTCGCGGCCGCGCATCTTGCGTACGGAGGCGCTGACGCCCGCCCGCTTGAAGGCGCCGCGCAGCGAGAGCACGAACTTTTGCGGATTTTCGTCCAGCTCTTCGTAGACGACGGCCTCTTCAGGGTTATCCAGCAGATGGCGGGCGTAGCCGTCGAAGAGATCCATACGTTGCCGGCGCACACCGGGTGTCTTCGGCTTGCGGGTATTCTTCGCCTCTTCTTTGGGCATCAGCCGCGTTCGCACGTCAGCACTCCTATGGCAGAATCGCTCTTTCCGCTCATCGCTCCACGAAGTAAGCGTGATCGATTCTGTTGTACCGCATCTCCGCGCATACGGTAAACCAGTCGTCGGAGAATTGCGTGCGAATTTGCGGAGTTGCGCTGAGGATCGCGGTGGCAAAGGCAGCGCGTGCGGCGGCATCGGCCGGCCGCTGTGGGCGCGGGGTGAGCGGCATGCGTATAGTTGGCGCCGGCAAGAAGAAACCCACCGACGGTTGCCGGTGGGCTCAGTGTAGGCTGTGAAGTTATCGCGTTGTTCAGATGATCCCGGCTTACCTGGCGGGAGTACCGCCTGTATCTGCGCTACGCGGCCTATTCCGCCGCGAGGACCGTTCCTTAACGCGCTGGCAGCCAGGTCATCCTCCAGCGATTGCCCCCCTCGGGGCTGACCTGTCCACCATCCAGACTCCGTAGCGGGAGTGGAGACGTACTCGCATACGGTTCCTCCTACTGCCCTGTGGTAGCCGCCTGGTGGGGCGGCTGTACCACCACTATAGACGCTCCGCGGCGCACCGCAACCCGTTGCAGACGCGTGCAACCGCTGACAGGGGCGCAGAGAACGAGAGAAGGCGGCATATCGCCCGCGTACGCACGCACGCTCTTGCATTCATTCGTACGAACTTATGCGCGGCTTGCCCCTAAGCGCGGCCCGCCGCGAAAACGGCCGCCTCCAGCGCCTTCACCACCGCATCCGCGCTCGCTTCCGGCGGGAAATCGCAGGGGGCGCCGATGTGGACTGCCGCACGGCCGCGCCACGGCAGCCGCCGGCCTTCGCCCATGCCGCGCCGCAGTATCTCGACGCGCAGCGGCACGACCGGCACGGGCGCAGCCGTGGCCAGCACGCCGATGCCGTGGCGGAAGGGCTGCATCGGCCCGCCGACCGTCAGCCGGCCCTCGGGATAGAGCAGCACCGACCAGCCGCGTTCCAGCAGCCAGCGGCAGTACTCGATGCTGCGCGCAGTGCCGCCGCCCCGGGCCACGGGAAAGGCATTGCCCAGCAAGGCCGCCAGCATGCCCCGGCCGCGGCGCTTGAAGATCGTGTCGGCCGCGGCGGCGATCGCCAGCCGCCGGCGGCGCGCGGCCGGCAGCGCCGCCAGGATCAGGGCATTGTCGAGATGGCTGCAGTGATTGGCGACGATCACGCAGGCGCCGAGCCCTTCGAACTGCTCCGCGCCGCTCATGTCGATGCGGTAGAGCAGTCGCAGCGCCGGGAAGATGACGAGGCGCAGCAGGGCGCCGCGCAGACGGCAGACCGGCCACCACAGCGGCCAGCGCAGGTGGCGCGGCTGTTGCGGCGGTGGCAGGGCGGAAGCCGGCGGCGCTACGCCAGCTTCCCGTGGCACTTCTTGTACTTCATGCCGCTGCCGCAGTAGCAGGGCTCGTTGCGGCCGGGCATTTTCGTGGCAACCAGCGCCGGCGCGGGCTTGCCTGCGGCGCCGTTCCGTGCCCCGTTGCCGTTGCCGTTCGCCACGGGCGCCTCGCGGTTCTCGCGCAGGCGCGGCGCGGGGCGGGTGACGGACGGCGGCGGCGCCGCGGCCTCTTCGGCGGCGGGCAAAGCGCCGTTGGCGGCGCCCGCGGCGAGGGCCTGCTGCTCGGCGCTGGCCTGGGGCGGCGGCGGGCCCTGGCGGAGCGTGAGCTGCTGGTGGAAGATGTTGCGAGCAACCAAATTGCGGATATTGCCCTTCAGCTGATCGAACATGTCGTGGCCCTCCCGCTTGTACATCACGAGCGGGTCGTTCTGGCCGTAGGCCTGCAGGCCGATGCCCTCGCGCATCTCCTCCATCGCGGTCAGATGCTCCACCCAGAGCACGTCGATCGTCTGCAGCAGCACCTGCCGCTCCACGAAGCCGAAGGGATCGTCGCCGAAGGGCGCGATGCCTTTGGCCGGCTCGAACTCGGCGATCTTGCGATCGTAGGCCGCATGCGCGATCTCCTGCACGTGCTCGCGCATCTGCTCGGGCGTCATCTCCAGCAGCGTGTCTTCGCTGAGGCTCGCGGGCAGCGGCATGATCGCCGTGAGCTGCGCCAGCATGCTGGCCAGGTCCCACTCGTCCTGCGGCCGGCCCTCGACGTGGGCGCTGACCACGGCGGCAAGCTCCTCGTCCACCATTTGCCGCACGTTGGCGCGCATGTCGCCGCCTTCGAGGATCTTCTGGCGCTCCTCGTAGATCACTTTGCGGTGCATGTTCATCACGTCGTCGTACTCGACCACATGCTTGCGGATGTCGAAGTTGTAGCCCTCGACCTTCTGCTGCGCGGTGGAGATCGCCTTGGTCACCCAGGAGTGCTCGATCGGCGTCTGGTCGTCCATGCCGAGCTTGGTCATCATGCCCGGCAGCCACTCCGGCGCGAAGCGACGCATCACGTCGTCTTCGAAGGAGACATAGAAGCGCGAGCTGCCGGGGTCGCCCTGGCGACCGGCACGGCCGCGCAACTGGTTGTCGATGCGTCGCGACTCGTGGCGCTCGGTGCCGATAATGTGCAGACCGCCCAAACCCACGACCTGCTCGTGCTCGGCGGTCCACTCCTGCGGGTCGCGGTCCTCCGGCTCGCCGCCGAGGATGATGTCGGTGCCGCGGCCCGCCATGTTCGTCGCGATGGTCACCGCGCCCCGCCGGCCGGCCTGCGCCACGATCGCCGCCTCGCGCTCATGCTGCTTGGCGTTCAGCACTTCGAGCTTGACGCCGCGCCGGCTCAACAGCTCCGCCAGGTACTCGGACTTCTCGATCGAGACCGTGCCGACGAGCACCGGCTGTCCCACCGCGTGCCGCTCGATCACGTCTTCGACCACGGCGTTGAACTTGCCCTCTTCCGTGCGGTAAACGAGGTCGCCGGCGTCTTCGCGGACCATGGGCATATTCGTCGGGATCGCCACGACTTCGAGCTTGTAGATCTTGTCGAACTCTTCGGCCTCCGTCAGCGCCGTGCCGGTCATACCCGCAAGCTTCTCGTAGAGGCGGAAGTAGTTCTGCAGCGTGATCGTGGCGTAGGTCACGCTTTCGTTCTGAATCTTGACCCGTTCTTTTGCCTCGACCGCCTGATGCAGGCCGTCGGACCAGCGCCGGCCATACATCAAGCGCCCGGTGAAGTCATCAACGATGATGATCTCGCCGTCTTTAACCACGTAGTCGCGGTCGCGCTGGAAGATGATCTGCGCCTTCAGCGCCGCGTCGAGAAAGCGGGTGAGCTTGTAGTTTTCGGCGGAGTAGATATTGTCGATGCCGAGGCCGTGCTCGACCTTCTCGACGCCGGCATCGGTCAGCGTCACGACCTTCTGCTTCTCATCAACTTCATAATCTTCTTCGTGGCGCAGCGTGGGCACGATGCGGGCGAAGGCCTGGTAGATGCCGACGTTCTCTTCCGCCGGGCCGCTGATGATCAGCGGCGTGCGCGCTTCGTCGATCAGGATGCTGTCGACCTCGTCCACGATCGCGTAGTACAGCTCGCGCTGCACGCAGTCGTCGAGGCTGCGGGCCATGTTGTCACGCAGGTAGTCGAAGCCGAACTCGTGGTTGGTGCCGTAGAGCACGTCGGCCCGATACGCGTCGCGACGCTGGCAGGGCACGAGATACTCGGCGTTGGGCACGTCGGAGACCTTCTCCTGCGCCACGAGGAAGGCCGATTCGTGTTGCAGCACACCGACGCTGAGACCGAGCCGGGTGAAGATCTGGCCGGGGCCCATATACTGCGGGCCGCGCTTGGCCAGGTAGTCGTTGACGGTGACGAGGTGGGCGCCGCGGCCGGCCAGCGCGTTGAGGTAGAGCGGCAGCGAGGCGACGAGCGTCTTGCCCTCGCCCGTCTTCATCTCCGCGACCTTGCCCTGGTGCAGCACGATGCCGCCCACGAGCTGCACGTCGAAGTGACGGCGGCCGGTCCAGCGGCGTGAGGCCTCGCGCACCACGGCGAAGGCTTCAGGCAGCAGATCGTCGAGCGTTTCGCCTTCGTCGAGCCGGGCGCGGAACTCCTCGGTCTTGGCGCGCAGATCGTCGTCTGCAAGCGCCATCAGCTCCGGCTCAAGCTCGTTGATCTCGTCCACGATCGGCTGGAGCCGTTTCAGCTCCTTCTCGTTGGGATCGCCGATCAGTTTGTTCAACCACTTCATGGGGTCCATCCTGGGTGCGCGGCTGGCGACGTAGGCAGCCGGCAAGCCGCGAGAACGATACAGCGCTGCGCCGAACCGCCGGCGTGGGGCACAGCAA encodes:
- the coxB gene encoding cytochrome c oxidase subunit II, with the protein product MRYRRWGVLLSGLLCGAAVVALGSGAAQADSPSAFDPHSPTARSITTLLWIMLVLAAIVFVLIEGGLLYATFHFRARRDAAEPRQIEGNRRIEIIWFTIPGILVVVLFILALRSMNTIAATPADALHIDVIGHDWWWEYRYPDAKVETANELVVPAGRPVQLDLYSQDVIHSWWVPELAGKTDVIPGKHNTLWFKAEKEGTYLGQCAEFCGLQHAGMRLRVIALPDDRFNQWLAAEAAPATAPAAGDAQAGAAVFAGRTCISCHAVRGSNAAAQVGPDLTHFGARQTLAAGVLDNTPADLARWLANPQAVKPGNQMPNLKLSAQEIQQLVTYLEGLK
- the ctaD gene encoding cytochrome c oxidase subunit I; translated protein: MASVAGTQPGAVPRPASELALWRWVATVDHKQIGILYLVTTFAFFAIGGVEALLMRIQLATSDNHFLSPSQYNALMTMHGTTMIFLFVMPALIGFANYFVPLLIGARDMAFPRLNALSFWLLLFGGLLLNFSPFAGGSPDAGWFAYAPLTERAYSPGFAVDYWSLGILVTGAGTIASAVNLLVTITNMRAPGVSWGRLSMFVWMILVTAVLILAAFPSLTAAAFMLEADRRFGAHFFDTNVNGDALLWQHMFWFFGHPEVYIMALPAFGIVSEVIPVFSRKPLFGYTVMAASGVAIGFLSMTVWAHHMFAVGMGTAANAFFGASSMLIAIPTGIKIFNWLATMWGGALRLTTAMLFSIGFIAMFFIGGLSGVSLALVPVDWQVTDSYYVVAHFHYVLFGGTMLGVFSGIYYWFPKVTGRLLDERVGQFHFWLTLIGFNLTFFPMHLLGLLGMPRRIYTYPADRGWDGYNLIATIGAFVLAVAVIVFLWNVLQSWLRGAPAGDNPWEAWSLEWATSSPPPPHNFDRIPIVHGRRPLRDGPVFDGLEAGGTP
- a CDS encoding heme-copper oxidase subunit III, which produces MSAARAAPAARPSGPSNAALGTLIFISSEATFFLFLLIAYISYRDANAGPSAKSALDVGRTAIFSACLWASSGTIWLAGRQLRRGDGRGFRLLLGLTILLGLIFLLGQAWEYHTLLDEHVTLARNLFGSTFFTLTGFHGLHVAIGLLLLCTLFGLNAAGVIASPHNGALRSIEYYWHFVDAVWVFIFVFVYLWALR
- a CDS encoding c-type cytochrome; translated protein: MIGRRGRELAVLGALLIFGAALLAACGSEGSSLLPSQITDGGTLYAQNCAACHGERGRGGIAVSLDDALYQRLTSDETLRQVIERGRPGNQMPAYGSNFGGTLSDQQLDALVRAIRGFGPPQATPPAGAPRLSGQNLPAGDAARGQQVYAASCARCHGQQGEGGSGGALKAPNALALSSDALLRRVIVTGIARRGMPDYANLGGAALTDQQVNDLVALLASWRAGALATPAPGGAH
- a CDS encoding ubiquinol-cytochrome c reductase iron-sulfur subunit — encoded protein: MTEQAGEPRPPGAAREAVLSRRRLLTRVAVGGGGLVALALAVPVVGYLLGPLFDSTPATWADLGPVDSFRQGETREAELSDPSSLPWAGETARTAVWVRRGSGNDFTAFQVNCTHLGCPVNWLPEAQLFLCPCHGGVYNGDGTVAGGPPPRSLFTYETRIRDGRLQALVSGLQTV
- a CDS encoding cytochrome b N-terminal domain-containing protein, with the protein product MKLLIGAWRWLDERLGFSSTIMPVVRHPVPRSVNWWYVTGSATLMAFILQVVTGVALATNYVPAPSNAYDSLHFITSQAEFGNILRGMHFFGASAMVVLVLIHMTQVFMTGSYKFPRELNWLSGVLLLALTLAMAFTGQLLRWDQNAFWSTVVGAEQAARTPIIGGILTKLLIAGKTVGGATLTRFFAIHVFLIPALIFGMIGLHLYLAIRHGVSEWPRAGRPVHKATYLQEYEEELKQGEPFFPDAAWKDAVVMLLVVVAIIALAAIFGPPHLGKPADPTIVQAYPRPDWYFVWYFAVLALSPPSIENLVILGFPLLVFLGLALIPLLWPTGERSLRSRPWAPAVVTIPVILVVVLSVEGFRAPWSPNFAALGASPLPAAVQTQLDPARQKGAQVFQFRGCRACHAIAGSGGHKGPDLGAVGDRLTPAQLTTRIAAGGGGMPAYAGVLSPAEMQVLVDFLQGLRSPNREPAGTPLAP
- a CDS encoding lysophospholipid acyltransferase family protein encodes the protein MPREAGVAPPASALPPPQQPRHLRWPLWWPVCRLRGALLRLVIFPALRLLYRIDMSGAEQFEGLGACVIVANHCSHLDNALILAALPAARRRRLAIAAAADTIFKRRGRGMLAALLGNAFPVARGGGTARSIEYCRWLLERGWSVLLYPEGRLTVGGPMQPFRHGIGVLATAAPVPVVPLRVEILRRGMGEGRRLPWRGRAAVHIGAPCDFPPEASADAVVKALEAAVFAAGRA
- the secA gene encoding preprotein translocase subunit SecA; the protein is MKWLNKLIGDPNEKELKRLQPIVDEINELEPELMALADDDLRAKTEEFRARLDEGETLDDLLPEAFAVVREASRRWTGRRHFDVQLVGGIVLHQGKVAEMKTGEGKTLVASLPLYLNALAGRGAHLVTVNDYLAKRGPQYMGPGQIFTRLGLSVGVLQHESAFLVAQEKVSDVPNAEYLVPCQRRDAYRADVLYGTNHEFGFDYLRDNMARSLDDCVQRELYYAIVDEVDSILIDEARTPLIISGPAEENVGIYQAFARIVPTLRHEEDYEVDEKQKVVTLTDAGVEKVEHGLGIDNIYSAENYKLTRFLDAALKAQIIFQRDRDYVVKDGEIIIVDDFTGRLMYGRRWSDGLHQAVEAKERVKIQNESVTYATITLQNYFRLYEKLAGMTGTALTEAEEFDKIYKLEVVAIPTNMPMVREDAGDLVYRTEEGKFNAVVEDVIERHAVGQPVLVGTVSIEKSEYLAELLSRRGVKLEVLNAKQHEREAAIVAQAGRRGAVTIATNMAGRGTDIILGGEPEDRDPQEWTAEHEQVVGLGGLHIIGTERHESRRIDNQLRGRAGRQGDPGSSRFYVSFEDDVMRRFAPEWLPGMMTKLGMDDQTPIEHSWVTKAISTAQQKVEGYNFDIRKHVVEYDDVMNMHRKVIYEERQKILEGGDMRANVRQMVDEELAAVVSAHVEGRPQDEWDLASMLAQLTAIMPLPASLSEDTLLEMTPEQMREHVQEIAHAAYDRKIAEFEPAKGIAPFGDDPFGFVERQVLLQTIDVLWVEHLTAMEEMREGIGLQAYGQNDPLVMYKREGHDMFDQLKGNIRNLVARNIFHQQLTLRQGPPPPQASAEQQALAAGAANGALPAAEEAAAPPPSVTRPAPRLRENREAPVANGNGNGARNGAAGKPAPALVATKMPGRNEPCYCGSGMKYKKCHGKLA